The Pelodiscus sinensis isolate JC-2024 chromosome 5, ASM4963464v1, whole genome shotgun sequence genome includes a region encoding these proteins:
- the UBE2D3 gene encoding ubiquitin-conjugating enzyme E2 D3 isoform X2: MALKRINKELSDLARDPPAQCSAGPVGDDMFHWQATIMGPNDSPYQGGVFFLTIHFPTDYPFKPPKVAFTTRIYHPNINSNGSICLDILRSQWSPALTISKVLLSICSLLCDPNPDDPLVPEIARIYKTDRDKYNRISREWTQKYAM, translated from the exons GAACTTAGTGACTTAGCCCGTGACCCTCCAGCACAGTGTTCTGCAGGTCCAGTTGGAGATGATA tgTTTCATTGGCAAGCCACAATTATGGGACCT AATGACAGTCCATATCAAGGCGGTGTATTCTTCTTGACAATTCACTTTCCTACAGACTACCCTTTCAAACCACCCAAg GTTGCATTTACAACAAGAATCTATCATCCAAATATTAACAGTAATGGCAGCATTTGTCTCGATATTCTAAGATCACAGTGGTCTCCTGCTTTAACTATTTCTAAAG TTCTCTTATCCATTTGTTCACTGTTATGTGATCCAAATCCAGATGACCCCCTAGTGCCAGAGATTGCACGTATCTATAAAACAGACAGAGACAA GTACAACAGAATATCTCGGGAATGGACTCAGAAGTATGCCATGTGA
- the UBE2D3 gene encoding ubiquitin-conjugating enzyme E2 D3 isoform X1: MALKRINKELSDLARDPPAQCSAGPVGDDMFHWQATIMGPNDSPYQGGVFFLTIHFPTDYPFKPPKVAFTTRIYHPNINSNGSICLDILRSQWSPALTISKVLLSICSLLCDPNPDDPLVPEIARIYKTDRDKYNRLAREWTEKYAML; the protein is encoded by the exons GAACTTAGTGACTTAGCCCGTGACCCTCCAGCACAGTGTTCTGCAGGTCCAGTTGGAGATGATA tgTTTCATTGGCAAGCCACAATTATGGGACCT AATGACAGTCCATATCAAGGCGGTGTATTCTTCTTGACAATTCACTTTCCTACAGACTACCCTTTCAAACCACCCAAg GTTGCATTTACAACAAGAATCTATCATCCAAATATTAACAGTAATGGCAGCATTTGTCTCGATATTCTAAGATCACAGTGGTCTCCTGCTTTAACTATTTCTAAAG TTCTCTTATCCATTTGTTCACTGTTATGTGATCCAAATCCAGATGACCCCCTAGTGCCAGAGATTGCACGTATCTATAAAACAGACAGAGACAA GTACAATAGGTTAGCGAGAGAGTGGACAGAGAAATACGCTATGCTGTAG